The Miltoncostaea marina DNA window CCGCGCCCGCGGCGCGGCGGCGCGGCCGCTCGCGCGCCGGGTGACGGCGGCCCGCCGCACGGCCGCGCTGGCCCTGCAGCGGGCGCGGACGGCCGACGCCCGGCCGGCCGGTCCCGCGGGCCTGCCCGGTGGCGGTGCGGCCGCGCACGGCGACGGCCCGACAGGTGGACGAGATGCGGCGGGTGGCGATGGCGGCCGTCCGCCTGCAGCGCGCCGTGGCCGCGGCGGTGGCCGGCCGGGTGTCGCCCGCCGTGCGCCCGCCGGCGCGCCCGCGTGGCGCGTGGGACGCCGACGACCCGGGTCCGGGGTGGCGCGGCTCGAGCGCCTGGCGCGGGCGCCCCGCGCTGGGTTACGGCGGTCGGCCGCCGGGTGGCGCTCAGGGCGGCTGACGACCCCCGCCGGGCGCCCGCTCAGCGCCGCAGGTCGAGCGCCCGCCGGCCCCGGTCGGTGCCGAAGAGGGCGATGAGCGCCGCCGCGGCCGCCACGGCCAGCAGGAACTCGAGGAACGCACCGACGTCGAGGGCGCCGGCCAGCAGGCCGCCGAGCAGCGCGCCCGCGATGCCGAACAGCACCGTCCTGAGGAACCCGAGCCCCGACGTGCCCGACACCACCAGCCGCGCGAGCGCGCCGATCACCAGGCCGACGATCGCCCACCAGATCAGGTGTGCCAGCAGGCCGATGATCGCTGCCCCCGCCAGGGCGAGCGCGATGACGACGAGCAGCAGGACGAGGACGGTCACGGCGGGCGGCTCCCGGTCGGAGGGTCCGGCCCCGAGGCTAGCGCGGCGCGCCGGCCCGCCGCCGGCCGGCGCACGGAGGCGACGCCCCGCGCCGCCTCGCTTCCGCCCAAGTGAGCGACGGGGCTCCGCCCAAGTGAGCGGCGGGGCTCCGCCCAAGTGAGCGGCGGGCGTCCGCCCAAGTGGGGCCCCGCGGCGGGGTGAGCGCCGGGCCCGCGCCCAGGTGGGCGGCAGGCGCCAGGCCACGTGAGCGATGGGCGTACGCCCAAGTGAGCGACGGGCGTCCGCCCAAGTGAGCGGCGGGCGTCCGGCAGAGCGAGCGGCGGGCACCCGCCCGAGGGACCCCGCCGCTCAGCGCACCGGCGGCGGGGTCCCCTCGGTGCTCGCGGGGAAGGCGGGGTCCCAGCCGCACGTCTCACAGGCGTGGCGGAAGAGGGTGCGGGCGAAGGCGAGGACCGCGGCGGCGGGGTCGGGCGCAGCCAGCACGTCGTCCCAGTCGAGCAGGTACTCGCCCAGGTCGTCGTCCCACCGGGCGGCCGGCGGCGCGAGCGTCGCGCCGGGGAAGTCGGGCGGCGCGGGGTGGGCGTAGCCGTAGAGGGCCGGCCTGCCGTACCGGGCGTCGCCCGGCCACCACCCGACGGCCACCTCCTGGGCGTCCATCGCGTTGCGCATGATGAAGTCGTCGGAGGGCGGCGCCGCGGGGTCGCCGGAGAAGAGGTTGACCGCCAGGTCGAAGGAGCCCCACCACGCGTTGACCGGCGTGGAGCGGCCGCGGTACGGCGCGCGGAACGCGGCCAGCGCGAGCGCCGCCCGCGTAGCCACGGCGAAGTAGGCGGCGACCTCGTCCGGGTCGTAGGAGGCGTGCTCGTCGTCCTCGTCGAGCGGCACGGTCCAGGGGACCTCCTGCGGCGTCGGGTTGATCCGCACGTCGCCCGCCAGCTCGCGCAGGCCGGCGAGCACCGTCCGCGTGACCTCGCCCACGGAGCGCCCCGGCAGGCCCACCCGTCGCTCGCCGCCGCCGCTGTGCTCGGCGACCGCCTCGTGGCGGTGCAGATCGAGGGCGACCACGACCGCCCCCGAGCCGTCGGGGGCGGGCAGCGGCAGGGTCTCCCAGCCCCGCGCGGTGAGGCGCAGCGCCGCGTGTTGGAGCTGCGGCTCGGGCGGGGCGAGCGCCACGGCCAGCTTGCCGAGCAGCTGCGTGTGGGCGTGCAGGGTGTCGCAGGTCGCGCGCCAGACCTCGTAGGGCGGCAGTGACGGCCACTCCGGCATCGCGCCGATGCTATCCCCGCTCGGCGCCCGCGCGCGCCTCCGGCGCGCCGGCCGCGGCCGCGGCCACGGCCACGAGCTCGGCCTGGCGGGCCCAGTCGCCGCCGGCCACCGTCAGCACGACCCGCCGGGCGCCGAGACCGGCCCAGGTGGCCAGCCGCTCGGCCAGCGCCCGCGGGGTGCGCAGGACCATCCCCGGCAGCGCCTCGGCGGGCATGCCGAACAGGCCGTCCGGGTCGGTCAGGATGCGCGCCAGGGCGGCGTCGCCGGGCACGGCCGGGTCGCCCTCCATCGCCACCATGGCGCTGCCGGTGACCGACGGCGGCGTCCGCCCGGCCGTGTCCGCCAGCTCGCGCAGGCGCCCCACGGTGGCGGCCAGCCGCGCCGGCGGCAGCGGCAGGCCGAACCAGCCGTCGCCGTGCGCGACCGCCCGCGCGAGCGCCGCCTCGCCCGCGCCGCCCACGAGCACCGGCGGCCGCGGCACGCCTGGCGCCAGCCGGACGGGCCGGCCGCCGACGAGCGCCTCGTCGCCCGCGATCCATGCCGGCAGCGCGCCGAGCGCGGCGTCCGTGCGGCGCCCCCGCTCGCGCCGCGGCACCCCGGCGGCGTCCCACGACCGGGCGTGGCGCTCGCCGCCCACGCCGACGCCCAGCAGCAGCCGCCCGCCCGACACCAGCTGCAGCGACGCCGCCTGCTTGGCCGCCCAGGCGGCCGGGCGCAGCGGGAGCACGAGCACCCCGTACCCGATGCCGACGGTGGTGGTCGCCGCGGCCGCCGCGGCGAGGGCGACGGTGCTGTCCATGATCGGCACGCCGGTCCCGGCCACGAGCTGGTCGACCGCCCAGACCGACTCGAAGCCCAGGCGTTCGGCGTGGCGGGCGGCCGCCACGACGTCCCCGACCGCGGCGCCCCGCGGCGCCATCGTCGGCAGGAAGATGCCCAGATCCATGTTCTCCTCCGTCTGGTCGGTTCCCTCTTGTAACCGACACCATCCTCGGGCACTGTGTGGCGCGATGGAAGACGGCACATCGCGGTCACCGGGGCACAGCGGGGGAACCGGGCCGGCGCCGGTCGCCGCCACCCGGGCCTGCGAGCTGCGTGAGCTGCTCGACCGGCTGGGCGACAAGTGGTCGCTGCTCGTGGTGGAGCTGCTCGGCGACGGCACCAAGCGGTTCACCGAGCTGCTGCGCCACATCGAGGGGATCAGCCAGCGGATGCTGACGCTCACGCTGCGGCGACTGGAGCGCGACGGCCTCGTGCTGCGCACGGTGCACGCCGTCGTCCCGCCGCAGGTCGACTACGAGCTCACCCCGCTCGGCGCCTCGCTGCTGGACGCGGTCACCCCCCTCGTCGCATGGACGCGCGCCCACCGCGGCGCGATCGGCGAGGCGCGGGCCGCCTACGACGCGCGCCCGCGCACCCCCGACAGCAGCGGCACGCTCACCAGCAGCAGCGCCCCGGCCACCAGCCAGAGGGCCGAGTAGGCGACGGTCCCGAGCGGCGCGCCCAGGGCGCGCTGGGCTTCGATCGCGGCGCCCGCCAGCAGCGGGCCGACCACGATGCCGACCCCGCGGCTCATGCTGTAGACGCCGGTCAGCAGGCCGTGCCCCGCGCGCGGCATCATGGGGATGAGCATCGCGTAGGGCAGCGCCATCATGATCCCCGCGCTCGCGGAGATGAGCGGGATCATCGGCACCAGCAGGGCGGGCTCGTCCGAGAGGAACGGGACGATCATCGGCGCGCCGTACGTCAGCGCCGTGAACCGCATCACCCGCCGGGTGCCGAAGCGGTCCGCGAGCCGCCCCGCGAACGCCGCGCCCACGAGTACGCACACGCCTGCCGCGCCGATCACGCCGGCGGTCGCCACCAGGCTCAGGCCGAGCCCGGCGGTGACCCACAGCACCACGAAGGTCCGGATCGCGGCGAGCGCGGCCTCCCACAGGGCGTTGGCGGCGAAGAAGGCGCGCAGGCCGGGCGTCGTGCGCAGGATGCGGCCGACCGACCGGAACGCGCCGCCGGCGGTCTCGGCGTCGGCCGGGTCCTGCTGCAGGCGCCCGCGGCGTCGGCGCAGCAGCGTGGCCGTGAAGGTCGCCGTGGTCGCCAGCAGCACGGCCGCCGCGACGACGAAGGGGGCCGGGTCGGCGACCGCCAGCAGCAGCCCGCCGCCGACCAGCGCGAGCGCGGTGCCCACCCCCCGCGCGACCGCCTGCGCGCTCTGCGAGCGGCCCGCGTCGGCCGCCGGGACCAGGTCGGGGTAGAGGGTGCGGTAGGGCTCGTAGGCGACGTAGTAGGCGCCGAACAGCAGCACCACCAGGGCGACCGCCGGGCCGAGCGTGTGCTGGAAGCCGAGCAGCACCAGGGTCAGCGCCATCACGGGCACGCCGCCCACCACGAACGGCAGGCGGCCGCCGATGGGCGTCACCAGGCGGTCAGAGCGCGCCCCGATCAGCACCGGCAGCACCAGCGCCAGCAGGCCCTCGATCGCGATGAGCGCGGCGATCGCCGTCGGCGAGCCGGCGCTGTCGGCGACGATGACCGGCAGGTAGGTGCCGACGGTCGTCGCGGCCAGCGCGAACCCGAAGGTCGGCACGGCCATGAGGGCGTGGGTTCGGGTCGACGTGCGCGGCGTGCTGTGGTCCACGTGCTCCCGGCTCGGCGTGGCGGCGGCCGCGCAACTGTACGGCGGCACCGCCGCGGGGACCCGCGCGCCCGGCGGGGCGCGGCGCCGGGCGCCGGGCGACACGGGTCCGTGCCGGCGCGCGGGCGCCGACCGTATGATCGCGCCGTCGCGCGGCCCCCGCCCGCAAACGCGGGACCGCGGACGCCATCCCCGCCGCATCGTCCGGAGGCCGCCGTGCCCGTTCCCGTCCGCCGCCCCGCCGCAGGTCCCCTCCGCCCGGGCGCCCTCGCCCTCGCCGTGCTCGCCGCCACCGCCGCGCCCGCCGTCGGCCAGGCCGGCCACTCGCTCACCCTCGCCGGCCCGCCGACCGCGGTCGTCGGCGCGCCGAGCGTGCTGACCGCGTCCGGGGTCGTGCCGGACGACGTGTTCCTCAACCGGTACCTCAACGTCTACGCGATCCCGACCGGCGTCGTGGCCGCCTGCCCGGCGACCTTCGGCAACGCGCTGCAGCTCTCGTATGCCGCGGCCGCCCAGGGCGGCGACACGGTGGCCCTCGCCGTGCAGGCCTCGGGCGCGTTCACCATCCCCGTCGCGTACACCCCCCGCGTGCCCGGCCGCTTCATCCTGTGCGGCTACCTGCACGAGGGCGTCGAGACGATGGCGTCGGCCTCGCTCACCGTGGCGGTCGCCGGCGCGGCGGTGACGCCGCGCGCCCTCGGCAAGCCCGCGATCACGCGCCGGGGGCGCACGCTCGTCTGCGCCCGCGGGCGGTGGGCCGGGGCGCCGACCCGGTTCACCTACCGGTGGCGCATCGCCGGCCGGCGGGCCGTCGCCGGCCGCACGCTGAAGGTGTCGCGGGCGATCAGCGGCAGGTCCGTCCGGTGCGCGGTGACGGCATCGAACGCCGCCGGTCGTGCCATCGCGCTCAGCCGGCCGGTGCGCGCGCGCCTGCGCTGAGCGGCCGGCCCGACCGCCCGCTCAGCGATCCGCTCGGGGCCCGCCGGAGGAGGCGGGCACCCGCAGGTGCGCGCTCGCGGCGGCCGCCCGGCGCGCCGAGCGGGCGCGCACCTCGACGCGGTGGTGCCCGCGGGTCAGCGCCCTCCCGGCGAGGGCGAGCGTCGAGGCGCCGGCCGGCAGGCTGCGCGATCGGCGGGCGACGCCACGCGCCGCCGGCCCGAGGCGCGTCAGCCGGACGGTCACGGACGCCGGCTCCCCGAGCACGATCCGGACCCGCGCCCGGCCGGCCCGGGCCGCGGCGGTCAGCCGCGCGATGAGGGGCCGCGGCTCGTGGCGCGCCGCCTGCAGCGCGAACCCGCGCCCGGTCGACTGGGTCCAGGTCACGACCGCGGCCGCGCGCGGTCCCGCCGCCACCCGCTGGAGCCAGGCCGGCAGGCCTCGGTCGTTCAGGACCGCCGCGCGCCCGAACGCCCCGCCGGGCGGGCGGACCGCGGCCCAGACGGTGCCCGCGCGACCGCGCCCGCTCGCGCGCAGCGCGGACCACGCCACCACCACCGCGCCGTCGTCGCCGACCGCGACCAGCGGACCGGTCACCGCGCCGTGCGGCGAGGGCGCGTCGATCACGACGGGCGCGCCGAAACCCCCTGACGGAGGGCGCACCATCACCCGGATGTCGCCGCGGACGGGGGCTCCGCGGGCCGGCGCCCGCCAGGCGACCGCCGCCGTCCCGTCGTCGCCCATCGCCGCGACGCCGGCGCCCCAGAACTCGCCGCGGATCGTCTGCGGCGGCCCGAAGGCGCCGCCGGCCGGGCGGAGCCACACACGACGCCCGAGGCCGTCAGGGCTCGCCACGAGCAGCGCGTCGCCCCGCGCGGAGCCCTCGAGCGCCACGAGCGCGACCGCCTCCTCCCCCGTGGGGGACGGGGCCTCGGCGAACGCGCCCCCGGGGGGCCGGAGCGCGAGCCGCAGGCGGCCGCGGCCCGCCGTCTCGTCGGGTGCGTCGGCCCGCCAGACGGCGGTCATCGCACCCGCGTCGTCGACCACGATCCGGGCCCACGGCGCGACCGGACCCAGGTCGAGCGGGCTCCACGGCCCGCCCGCGCTCCGGGCGAGGACGGTCGACGGGTACGGGGCGTCCACGCGGTCGACGACGCCGGCGACCGCGTCGCCGGCCGCGTCGGCCGACAGGTACGGGACGCCGGCGTAGCGCGACGGCGCGCGACCGATCTCGGCCGGCGCCGACCACACGCCCTCGAGGCCGCGCGACGCCGCGCGGACCGCGGCGGCGCCCGCGGCGCCGTCCGTCCATACCACCAGGGCTCCCTGGGGCGTCGTCACGAGCTGCGCGCCGAAGGCGGGTCCCAGCGACCGCGGCCTCGTCCACGCGCCGTCCGCCGCCTGCTCGGCGTATCGCAGCGGGTCGCCGTGGTCGAGCAGCGCGAGCGCGGTGCCGCGCGCATCGACGGCGAGGGCTCGATGACCGTCCGTCGGGGTGCGCACCGGCACCAGATCCTGCGGCGCGGACCACGCCGCCACGGCGACCGGCGCCGCCACCGCCCACGCCGCCACGCCGGCGAGGGCCGCTCCCGACCTGCGCCACCGCGTCACCGGCCGATCGACCATGACCCGCGCTCCCCGGCAGGACCGTGTGCCGGCCATTCTCGTCGGCTCGCCCGAGGCGCGGCAAGCGCCGGCGGGCGTGCCGTCCCGGGCGGGGCGCCTCCGTGCTCCATCAGGGATACCCCCAACGGGATTCGAACCCGTGCCGCCGCCTTGAAAGGGCGGTGTCCTCGGCCGCTAGACGATGGGGGCGCGGAGGCCTGCCTCCACGAAAGGAGGGCCCGGAGCGGCTGGCACGCCGCCCCGGGCCCCGGTGGCAGAAGAGGTTTGGCTGAGGGGCGTCGTGGACTCCCCCTCGCTGCAGCTGCGCGTCGGGGGGACGCCCCTAGCTACTGCCACCTCCACTGGTGCTATGCAATAGGACCACCTCCTTTCCGTGGTACGGGCACGATAGCCCCATCCGCGGACGTCGGCCACCTCGCCCGCGAGGTGGCCGTCAGGGGCTCCGCCGGCGCATCGTGAGGGCGCCCAGGGCGAGGGCGCCGAGCATCACGCCGACCACCACGACGACGTCGACGGCGAAGCGCCCGCCGAGCGCCCCGGGCGCGGTCGCGCGGGCGAGGGCGTCGTAGGCGTAGGTCAGCGGCAGCAGGTCGGAGGCCACCTCGAGCCAGCCGGCCATCCGGTCGCGCGCGACGAACAGCCCGCACAAGAGGAACTGCGGCAGCACCACGGCCGGCATGAACTGGACGGCCTGGAACTCCGTGGTGGCGAAGGCGCTGACGAACAGGCCGAGGGCCATGCCGAGCAGCGCGTCCGCGAGGGCGAGCGCCACGAGCAGCGCGGGGGAGCGGTCGACGTCGAGCCCGAGCGGGCCGAGGGTGAGGGCCGCCACCGCGGCCACCTGCACGGCCGCGACGGCGCCGAAGGCGATGGCGTACCCGAGGAGCAGGTCGAGCTTGCCGACCGGCATGCTCATGAGGCGCTCGAGCGTCCCGGAGGTGCGCTCCCGGAGCATCGCGATCGAGGTGACGACGAACATGGTGGTGAACGGCAGCAGGCCGACGAGCGGCGGGCCGACCCGCGCGAAGGCGGCGGGCTGCCCGTCGAAGGCGTAGCGCAGGATCACCATCAGCAGGCAGGGCACGGCCAGGAGCAGCGCCAGGGTGCGCGGGTCGCGGCGCAGCTGCAGCAGCACCCGGTGGGCGGTGGCGAGCGTCGCGCGCGGGCTCATGCCGTCACCTCCGGCCCCGCGCCGGCCTCGACCAGGCGCAGGAACGCCTCGCCGAGGTCGTCGGTGCCGGTGCGGGCGCGGATCGCGTCCGGCGTCCCGGCCGCGACCAGGCGGCCGTCGCGCATCAGCAGCAGCAGGTCGCACTCGGCGGCCTCGTCCATCACGTGGCTCGAGACGAGCAGGCTCGTGCCGGCCCCGGCGAGCGCGTGGAACGTCGCCCACAGGTCCCGGCGCAGCACGGGGTCGAGGCCGACCGTCGGCTCGTCGAGCACCAGCAGCGGCGGGTCGCCCAGCAGCGCCACCGCCAGCGAGGCCCGCGTGCGCTGGCCGCCGGACAGGCGGCCGACGAGCCGGCCGGCGTCGGGGCCCAGGCCGACCGTGGCGAGCACCCGGTCGACGTCGTCGCGGGGCGCGCCGAGCAGCCGCGCGAAGTGGGCGACGTTCTCGCGCACCGTGAGGTCGTCGTACACCGAGGGCGCCTGGGTGACGTACCCCACCCGCCGGCGGAGCTCCGGCGACCCCGCGGCCCGGCCGAGCACCGTCACCCGGCCGCCGGCGACGCGCTGCACGCCGACCACCGACCGCATCAGGGTGCTCTTGCCGCTGCCGCTCGGG harbors:
- a CDS encoding LLM class flavin-dependent oxidoreductase, giving the protein MDLGIFLPTMAPRGAAVGDVVAAARHAERLGFESVWAVDQLVAGTGVPIMDSTVALAAAAAATTTVGIGYGVLVLPLRPAAWAAKQAASLQLVSGGRLLLGVGVGGERHARSWDAAGVPRRERGRRTDAALGALPAWIAGDEALVGGRPVRLAPGVPRPPVLVGGAGEAALARAVAHGDGWFGLPLPPARLAATVGRLRELADTAGRTPPSVTGSAMVAMEGDPAVPGDAALARILTDPDGLFGMPAEALPGMVLRTPRALAERLATWAGLGARRVVLTVAGGDWARQAELVAVAAAAAGAPEARAGAERG
- a CDS encoding MFS transporter → MAVPTFGFALAATTVGTYLPVIVADSAGSPTAIAALIAIEGLLALVLPVLIGARSDRLVTPIGGRLPFVVGGVPVMALTLVLLGFQHTLGPAVALVVLLFGAYYVAYEPYRTLYPDLVPAADAGRSQSAQAVARGVGTALALVGGGLLLAVADPAPFVVAAAVLLATTATFTATLLRRRRGRLQQDPADAETAGGAFRSVGRILRTTPGLRAFFAANALWEAALAAIRTFVVLWVTAGLGLSLVATAGVIGAAGVCVLVGAAFAGRLADRFGTRRVMRFTALTYGAPMIVPFLSDEPALLVPMIPLISASAGIMMALPYAMLIPMMPRAGHGLLTGVYSMSRGVGIVVGPLLAGAAIEAQRALGAPLGTVAYSALWLVAGALLLVSVPLLSGVRGRAS
- a CDS encoding ABC transporter permease codes for the protein MSPRATLATAHRVLLQLRRDPRTLALLLAVPCLLMVILRYAFDGQPAAFARVGPPLVGLLPFTTMFVVTSIAMLRERTSGTLERLMSMPVGKLDLLLGYAIAFGAVAAVQVAAVAALTLGPLGLDVDRSPALLVALALADALLGMALGLFVSAFATTEFQAVQFMPAVVLPQFLLCGLFVARDRMAGWLEVASDLLPLTYAYDALARATAPGALGGRFAVDVVVVVGVMLGALALGALTMRRRSP
- a CDS encoding GlsB/YeaQ/YmgE family stress response membrane protein, whose translation is MTVLVLLLVVIALALAGAAIIGLLAHLIWWAIVGLVIGALARLVVSGTSGLGFLRTVLFGIAGALLGGLLAGALDVGAFLEFLLAVAAAAALIALFGTDRGRRALDLRR
- a CDS encoding ABC transporter ATP-binding protein, whose product is MHAVEVRGLRVVRGGRTVLPDLSLDVPRGAVTGLLGPSGSGKSTLMRSVVGVQRVAGGRVTVLGRAAGSPELRRRVGYVTQAPSVYDDLTVRENVAHFARLLGAPRDDVDRVLATVGLGPDAGRLVGRLSGGQRTRASLAVALLGDPPLLVLDEPTVGLDPVLRRDLWATFHALAGAGTSLLVSSHVMDEAAECDLLLLMRDGRLVAAGTPDAIRARTGTDDLGEAFLRLVEAGAGPEVTA
- a CDS encoding DUF5996 family protein, which encodes MPEWPSLPPYEVWRATCDTLHAHTQLLGKLAVALAPPEPQLQHAALRLTARGWETLPLPAPDGSGAVVVALDLHRHEAVAEHSGGGERRVGLPGRSVGEVTRTVLAGLRELAGDVRINPTPQEVPWTVPLDEDDEHASYDPDEVAAYFAVATRAALALAAFRAPYRGRSTPVNAWWGSFDLAVNLFSGDPAAPPSDDFIMRNAMDAQEVAVGWWPGDARYGRPALYGYAHPAPPDFPGATLAPPAARWDDDLGEYLLDWDDVLAAPDPAAAVLAFARTLFRHACETCGWDPAFPASTEGTPPPVR
- a CDS encoding winged helix-turn-helix transcriptional regulator, with product MEDGTSRSPGHSGGTGPAPVAATRACELRELLDRLGDKWSLLVVELLGDGTKRFTELLRHIEGISQRMLTLTLRRLERDGLVLRTVHAVVPPQVDYELTPLGASLLDAVTPLVAWTRAHRGAIGEARAAYDARPRTPDSSGTLTSSSAPATSQRAE